One segment of Labrus mixtus chromosome 10, fLabMix1.1, whole genome shotgun sequence DNA contains the following:
- the purab gene encoding transcriptional activator protein Pur-alpha, whose protein sequence is MADRDSGSDHGGPTAGPGSLPPGALGAMSRLQHDTEELASKRVDIQNKRFYLDVKQNVKGRFLKIAEVGAGGNKSRLTLSMSVAVEFRDYLGDFIEHYAQLGPTNPDLVQDEPRRALKSEFLVRENRKYYMDLKENQRGRFLRIRQTVNRGPGLGSAQGQTIALPAQGLIEFRDALAKLIDDYGVDEEPAELPEGTSLTVDNKRFFFDVGSNKYGVFMRVSEVKPTYRNSITVPCKVWSKFGNTFCKYAEEMRKIQERSREKRASELLPEGPLGGDDGEDD, encoded by the coding sequence ATGGCGGACAGAGACAGTGGCAGTGACCACGGCGGGCCCACCGCAGGCCCCGGCTCGCTGCCCCCGGGTGCGTTGGGTGCCATGTCACGGCTGCAGCACGACACCGAAGAGCTCGCATCCAAGCGCGTCGACATCCAGAACAAGCGTTTTTACCTTGACGTGAAGCAGAATGTTAAAGGCCGCTTCCTAAAGATAGCCGAGGTCGGAGCTGGGGGAAACAAGAGCCGCCTCACTCTCTCCATGTCGGTTGCCGTGGAGTTCCGCGATTATCTAGGGGACTTTATCGAACATTACGCCCAGCTGGGCCCGACTAACCCGGACTTGGTGCAGGATGAGCCCCGGCGGGCGCTAAAGAGCGAATTTCTGGTGCGGGAGAATCGGAAATATTACATGGATCTGAAAGAGAACCAAAGGGGGCGGTTCCTGAGGATCCGACAGACCGTTAACCGGGGGCCCGGATTGGGAAGCGCGCAAGGCCAGACTATTGCTCTGCCGGCGCAGGGTCTCATCGAGTTCCGTGACGCTTTGGCAAAACTCATTGATGACTACGGCGTGGACGAGGAGCCGGCGGAGCTTCCGGAGGGCACCTCGCTCACGGTCGACAACAAGCGCTTCTTCTTCGACGTGGGCTCCAATAAGTACGGAGTCTTCATGCGGGTCAGCGAGGTGAAGCCCACGTACCGGAACTCCATCACGGTTCCGTGCAAAGTGTGGTCCAAATTCGGCAACACCTTCTGTAAATACGcggaggagatgaggaagatCCAGGAGAGGAGTAGAGAGAAACGGGCCTCCGAACTGCTACCTGAGGGCCCGCTCGGCGGAGATGACGGCGAGGATGACTGA